A window of Cryptomeria japonica chromosome 3, Sugi_1.0, whole genome shotgun sequence contains these coding sequences:
- the LOC131058285 gene encoding uncharacterized mitochondrial protein AtMg00810-like: MRAFGYRQSNSDHTLFLKKQQGKITALIVYVDDMVVIGNDTEERKALQGYLSSEFEMKDLSPLKYFLGIEVSRSDKGIFLSQRKYALDLLRETGMSACQPTDTPVEEGLKLSIESNQVPVDKGRYQRLVGRLMYLAHTRSNLAYALSIVSQFMHNPGEQHMNAVLHILRYLKSALGKGILFTKNEDYQSVDAYTDADWARAVDDRHSTSGYFTFVGGNLITWRSKK, from the coding sequence ATGAGAGCCTTTGGTTACCGTCAGAGCAATTCAGACCATACTTTATTCTTGAAGAAACAGCAGGGTAAGATCACTGCACTTattgtgtatgtggatgacatgGTGGTTATAGGAAATGATACTGAAGAAAGGAAGGCTCTACAGGGTTATTTGTCCAGCGAATTCGAAATGAAAGACCTCAGCCCCTTGAAATATTTCCTTGGGATCGAAGTGTCTCGATCTGATAAAGGGATCTTTCTATCTCAAAGAAAGTATGCCTTAGACTTGTTACGGGAAACTGGTATGTCAGCATGTCAACCAACTGATACACCAGTGGAAGAAGGATTGAAGTTATCTATTGAGTCTAATCAGGTGCCAGTTGATAAAGGGAGATACCAGAGACTCGTAGGAAGACTGATGTACTTAGCACACACAAGGTCAAACCTTGCCTATGCATTAAGTATTGTTAGCCAGTTTATGCATAATCCTGGAGAGCAACATATGAATGCAGTTCTGCACATTTTGAGGTATCTGAAGTCTGCTCTTGGAAAAGGAATTTTATTCACTAAAAATGAGGATTATCAAAGTGTGGATGCAtatactgatgctgactgggcTAGAGCAGTAGATGACAGGCATTCTACTTCAGGTTATTTCACCTTTGTAGGAGGTAATCTCATTACATGGAGAAGCAAAAAATAG
- the LOC131058361 gene encoding 12-oxophytodienoate reductase 2 isoform X1 codes for MAKQIIPLMTRYQMGPFTLSHRVVLAPLGRQRSYDYMPQPHAILYYSQITSPGGLLISEATAISENGKAYTRASGIWTKEHVEAWKPVVSAVHDKGGIFFCQLWHPGRFSHFGVPVPSAIKTEEIPHLIADYRNAARNAIDAGFDGVEIHGAHGFLVDQFMKDSVNHRTDRYGGNLENRCRFALEVMEAVVDEIGAERVGMRLSPFSNFLDAYDSNPEALGVYMAEALNKFNIVYAHFVEARHEKGVAMDRSLLPMRKAFKNTFMVAGGYDRDEGNKAISSGKADLVAYGRFFISNPDLPKRFQLNAPLNAYDRSTFYTPDPVVGYTDYPFLEL; via the exons ATGGCAAAACAGATCATTCCCCTGATGACGCGCTACCAGATGGGTCCATTTACCTTGTCTCACAG AGTAGTTTTAGCCCCCTTAGGCAGGCAAAGATCATACGATTATATGCCTCAACCACACGCCATCCTTTATTACAGTCAGATAACATCTCCAGGTGGTCTTTTGATCTCAGAAGCAACTGCTATTTCTGAAAATGGAAAAGC GTATACACGGGCGTCTGGAATATGGACGAAGGAGCATGTTGAAGCGTGGAAGCCCGTAGTCAGTGCCGTCCATGATAAAGGAGGCATTTTCTTCTGTCAATTATGGCATCCTGGAAGATTTTCCCATTTTG GGGTACCGGTTCCGTCCGCCATAAAAACAGAGGAAATTCCGCATCTTATTGCAGATTATCGTAACGCCGCAAGAAATGCCATTGATGCAG GGTTTGACGGCGTTGAAATCCATGGAGCTCATGGATTCCTTGTGGACCAGTTCATGAAAGACAGTGTAAACCACAGGACGGATCGCTATGGCGGAAATTTGGAGAACCGTTGCAGATTTGCACTTGAAGTTATGGAAGCAGTGGTGGATGAAATTGGAGCAGAACGCGTGGGAATGCGGCTTTCCCCCTTTTCAAACTTTTTAGACGCCTACGACTCAAATCCAGAGGCTCTGGGGGTTTACATGGCGGAGGCcttgaataaatttaatattgtgtaCGCTCACTTTGTAGAGGCAAGGCATGAAAAGGGAGTTGCAATGGACAGGAGCCTGTTACCCATGAGGAAAGCTTTCAAGAATACTTTCATGGTAGCAGGAGGTTATGATCGTGATGAAGGGAATAAAGCTATTTCAAGTGGCAAAGCAGATCTGGTAGCTTATGGCAGATTTTTTATATCTAATCCAGACCTTCCTAAGAGATTTCAGTTGAATGCGCCCCTAAATGCCTATGACAGAAGCACATTCTATACTCCTGATCCAGTTGTTGGCTACACAGATTATCCATTCCTAGAATTATGA
- the LOC131058361 gene encoding 12-oxophytodienoate reductase 1 isoform X2 produces the protein MKDSVNHRTDRYGGNLENRCRFALEVMEAVVDEIGAERVGMRLSPFSNFLDAYDSNPEALGVYMAEALNKFNIVYAHFVEARHEKGVAMDRSLLPMRKAFKNTFMVAGGYDRDEGNKAISSGKADLVAYGRFFISNPDLPKRFQLNAPLNAYDRSTFYTPDPVVGYTDYPFLEL, from the coding sequence ATGAAAGACAGTGTAAACCACAGGACGGATCGCTATGGCGGAAATTTGGAGAACCGTTGCAGATTTGCACTTGAAGTTATGGAAGCAGTGGTGGATGAAATTGGAGCAGAACGCGTGGGAATGCGGCTTTCCCCCTTTTCAAACTTTTTAGACGCCTACGACTCAAATCCAGAGGCTCTGGGGGTTTACATGGCGGAGGCcttgaataaatttaatattgtgtaCGCTCACTTTGTAGAGGCAAGGCATGAAAAGGGAGTTGCAATGGACAGGAGCCTGTTACCCATGAGGAAAGCTTTCAAGAATACTTTCATGGTAGCAGGAGGTTATGATCGTGATGAAGGGAATAAAGCTATTTCAAGTGGCAAAGCAGATCTGGTAGCTTATGGCAGATTTTTTATATCTAATCCAGACCTTCCTAAGAGATTTCAGTTGAATGCGCCCCTAAATGCCTATGACAGAAGCACATTCTATACTCCTGATCCAGTTGTTGGCTACACAGATTATCCATTCCTAGAATTATGA